The following are from one region of the Halomonas qaidamensis genome:
- a CDS encoding Na(+)-translocating NADH-quinone reductase subunit A, translated as MIEVKKGLDLPITGAPEQRIEDARPVRHVAILGTDYVGMKPTMEVQEGDKVKLGQLLFTDKKIDGVRFTAPASGEVVAINRGEKRRLLSVVIKVDENEEAMTFASHDRGALEQLERQTVVDQLVESGLWTALRTRPFSRTPAIDSTPTDIFVTAVDTHPLSADPAVVINENSQAFEDGLKVLTRLTEGNVFLCTGANASLPGGDVSGVKAESFAGPHPAGLVGTHIHYLSPVALHKKVWHIGYQDVIAFGKLFIEGKLDMSRIIAVGGPRAEKPRLLRTRIGASTEELLAGEIIKPEDTRVISGSVFSGASAEGNLTYLGRFHNQISLLEEGNKRAFMGWLSTGANRHSVMGIYISKIKGLSNYAPTTSTNGSERAMVPVGNYERVMPLDVMPTQLLRSLIVGDIEVAMQLGCLELDEEDLALCTYVCPGKYEYGPILRDNLTMIEKEA; from the coding sequence ATGATCGAAGTCAAAAAAGGCCTGGATCTCCCCATCACGGGAGCGCCCGAGCAGCGTATTGAAGATGCGCGGCCTGTGCGCCACGTGGCAATCCTGGGCACCGACTACGTTGGCATGAAGCCAACGATGGAAGTTCAGGAAGGGGATAAGGTCAAACTAGGCCAATTGCTCTTCACCGATAAGAAAATTGATGGTGTACGCTTTACAGCGCCCGCCAGCGGTGAAGTAGTTGCTATTAACCGTGGCGAAAAGAGACGTTTGCTTTCTGTTGTTATTAAAGTCGATGAAAATGAAGAAGCGATGACATTTGCTTCCCATGATCGTGGCGCTTTAGAGCAGCTTGAACGTCAAACTGTTGTTGATCAACTGGTAGAGTCAGGTCTTTGGACTGCTTTGCGCACCCGGCCTTTTTCTCGCACGCCAGCCATCGACAGCACACCTACTGATATTTTTGTCACTGCCGTGGATACCCATCCGCTCAGTGCTGACCCTGCGGTAGTGATCAACGAAAACTCCCAAGCATTTGAAGACGGCCTCAAGGTGCTAACCCGCCTGACCGAGGGCAACGTTTTTCTGTGCACGGGTGCCAATGCGTCCCTTCCTGGTGGTGATGTTAGCGGCGTAAAAGCTGAAAGCTTTGCTGGCCCGCATCCTGCTGGTCTGGTGGGCACGCATATTCACTACCTTTCACCGGTAGCCCTGCATAAAAAAGTGTGGCACATCGGTTATCAAGATGTGATTGCCTTCGGCAAGCTGTTTATCGAAGGTAAGCTCGATATGAGCCGTATTATTGCCGTGGGTGGCCCGCGTGCTGAAAAGCCTCGTTTATTACGCACCCGTATAGGTGCTAGTACTGAGGAACTCTTAGCAGGTGAGATCATCAAACCTGAAGACACCCGCGTAATTTCAGGCTCTGTATTCTCTGGTGCTTCAGCAGAAGGGAATCTGACCTATCTGGGGCGTTTCCATAATCAAATTAGCTTGCTCGAAGAGGGCAACAAGCGCGCCTTTATGGGGTGGTTGTCTACAGGCGCTAATCGCCACTCTGTTATGGGCATCTATATCTCCAAGATTAAAGGCCTGAGTAACTACGCGCCGACAACGTCTACCAATGGTTCTGAACGTGCCATGGTACCGGTGGGTAATTACGAACGCGTCATGCCGTTGGACGTAATGCCAACACAGTTACTGCGTTCGCTGATTGTGGGCGACATTGAGGTTGCCATGCAGCTTGGGTGTCTTGAGCTGGACGAAGAGGATCTGGCACTGTGTACCTATGTTTGCCCCGGTAAATATGAGTACGGCCCTATCCTGCGTGACAATCTCACCATGATCGAGAAAGAGGCCTGA
- a CDS encoding Na(+)-translocating NADH-quinone reductase subunit C, with protein MAQGNNSIKKILIVAFSLCIVCSVIVSTAAVALRPAQQLNQELDRKTNILNVARLYEPGMDVEEAFRTQITARVVELDSGEYTDQFDPDTFDGFEASRDPATGRTLSGDRDIAGLSRVENFATVYLVGDEENPDQIVLPIRGQGLWGRMMGFLAVEGDGNTIVSITYYDHSETPGLGAEVNNPRWQAQWEGKKIYDEEGDLSPEIHLTKGGASNEYEVDALSGATLTSNGVTNMLQFWFSEEGFGPYLAKFRSGTEPEDAEDTDTNFDDVEGA; from the coding sequence ATGGCACAAGGTAACAACTCCATCAAGAAGATCCTGATCGTAGCGTTTTCGCTGTGTATCGTGTGCTCGGTGATCGTGTCGACGGCTGCTGTGGCGCTACGTCCTGCACAGCAGTTAAATCAGGAGCTGGACCGTAAAACCAACATTCTTAACGTGGCACGCCTTTATGAGCCTGGTATGGATGTTGAAGAAGCGTTCCGCACCCAGATCACTGCGCGTGTGGTAGAGCTTGATTCTGGTGAGTATACCGATCAGTTCGACCCAGATACCTTTGATGGCTTCGAAGCGTCTCGCGATCCGGCAACGGGTCGTACACTGTCTGGCGACCGTGATATCGCAGGTTTGTCTCGTGTTGAGAACTTTGCGACTGTCTACCTTGTTGGCGATGAAGAGAATCCAGACCAAATTGTTCTGCCTATCCGTGGGCAAGGACTTTGGGGACGCATGATGGGCTTCTTGGCTGTCGAAGGTGACGGTAATACCATTGTCAGTATCACCTACTATGACCACAGCGAAACACCGGGCCTTGGCGCTGAGGTGAATAATCCGCGCTGGCAAGCTCAGTGGGAAGGTAAGAAGATTTACGATGAAGAGGGCGACCTCTCACCGGAAATCCACCTGACCAAAGGCGGTGCAAGCAATGAGTACGAAGTTGATGCGCTATCTGGTGCAACGCTGACTAGTAACGGCGTGACTAACATGCTGCAGTTCTGGTTCAGCGAAGAAGGTTTCGGTCCTTATTTGGCGAAGTTCCGTAGTGGAACTGAGCCAGAAGACGCCGAAGATACCGACACCAACTTCGACGACGTTGAGGGGGCCTGA
- the nqrE gene encoding NADH:ubiquinone reductase (Na(+)-transporting) subunit E — translation MEHYLSLFVASVFVENLALAFFLGMCTFLAVSKKVSAAFGLGIAVIVVLTISVPVNNLVFNLLLAEGALSWTGVSGAENIDLSFLGLLSYIGVIAALVQILEMFLDKYVPALYNALGVFLPLITVNCAILGGVLFMVERNYNFGESVIYGFGSGVGWALAITALAGIREKLKYSDVPGGLQGLGITFITVGLMSLGFMSFSGIQL, via the coding sequence ATGGAACACTATCTAAGCCTTTTCGTTGCTTCGGTTTTTGTTGAGAACTTGGCACTGGCTTTCTTCTTAGGAATGTGTACGTTCCTGGCGGTTTCCAAGAAAGTTTCGGCTGCCTTTGGCCTTGGAATTGCTGTTATTGTCGTACTGACTATTTCAGTACCGGTCAATAACCTAGTGTTCAACTTGCTGCTGGCTGAAGGCGCATTGTCTTGGACCGGCGTAAGCGGTGCTGAAAATATCGATCTTTCATTCCTGGGGCTTCTGAGCTACATCGGCGTTATTGCCGCACTGGTTCAGATTCTGGAAATGTTCCTCGATAAATACGTTCCTGCGCTCTACAACGCACTGGGCGTCTTCCTACCGCTGATTACCGTTAACTGCGCCATCCTAGGTGGTGTTCTGTTCATGGTTGAGCGTAACTACAACTTTGGCGAATCCGTAATCTATGGTTTCGGTTCTGGTGTTGGCTGGGCGCTTGCTATTACAGCGCTGGCTGGTATCCGTGAGAAGCTGAAGTATAGCGACGTGCCTGGCGGTCTTCAGGGTCTTGGCATCACGTTTATTACCGTTGGCTTAATGTCGTTGGGCTTTATGTCCTTCTCAGGCATTCAGCTTTAA
- a CDS encoding NADH:ubiquinone reductase (Na(+)-transporting) subunit B, which yields MMGIRQTLDNLEPHFHKGGKYEKFYPLYEAVDTIFYSPPSVAKTTSHVRDGIDLKRIMITVWMCTFPAMFFGMWNAGWQANTAIDAGYASMSGWREAIMMTLAGGHDPSSLWANFVLGATYFLPIYLVTFVVGGFWEVMFAIKRGHEVNEGFFVTSVLFALILPATIPLWQVALGITFGVVIGKEIFGGTGKNFLNPALTGRAFLYFAYPAQISGDAVWVAADGYTGATALSMAFQDGMTALTNTYSWWDAFLGFIPGSVGEVSTLAILIGAAVLLWTKIANWRIMLGVFLGMVITSTLFNLIGSDSNPMFAMPWYWHLVIGGFAFGMVFMATDPVSAAMTNQGRLVFGALIGVMTVLIRVVNPAFPEGIMLAILFANLFAPLIDHMFVQANIKRRLKRTGVPAEETA from the coding sequence ATGATGGGTATTCGACAAACACTCGATAATCTCGAGCCGCACTTCCATAAAGGTGGTAAATACGAAAAGTTCTACCCGCTCTACGAAGCGGTAGATACTATTTTTTATTCGCCGCCTAGCGTCGCTAAAACCACTTCTCACGTGCGTGATGGTATTGACCTGAAGCGCATCATGATTACAGTGTGGATGTGTACTTTTCCTGCCATGTTCTTTGGTATGTGGAACGCGGGCTGGCAGGCAAATACCGCAATTGATGCAGGCTATGCATCCATGAGCGGTTGGCGCGAAGCGATTATGATGACCCTAGCGGGTGGGCATGATCCAAGCAGTCTGTGGGCCAACTTTGTACTGGGTGCGACTTACTTCTTACCTATTTACCTCGTTACGTTCGTGGTAGGTGGTTTTTGGGAAGTGATGTTCGCCATCAAGCGCGGTCATGAAGTTAACGAAGGCTTCTTCGTAACGTCTGTGCTTTTTGCTCTGATTCTACCGGCAACTATTCCGCTATGGCAGGTTGCTTTAGGTATCACCTTCGGCGTCGTCATAGGTAAAGAGATCTTTGGTGGTACAGGTAAAAACTTCCTGAACCCTGCTTTAACTGGTCGAGCATTTCTATACTTTGCCTATCCGGCGCAAATTTCCGGTGACGCAGTATGGGTAGCAGCCGATGGCTATACTGGTGCAACAGCACTTTCCATGGCCTTCCAGGACGGTATGACTGCGTTGACCAACACTTACAGCTGGTGGGATGCCTTCTTAGGCTTCATTCCTGGCTCAGTAGGTGAAGTATCAACGCTGGCAATCCTTATCGGTGCCGCAGTACTGCTTTGGACTAAGATCGCTAACTGGCGAATTATGCTGGGCGTTTTCTTGGGCATGGTTATTACCAGTACGCTGTTCAACTTAATTGGTTCTGACAGCAATCCCATGTTCGCAATGCCTTGGTATTGGCACCTAGTGATTGGCGGTTTCGCTTTCGGCATGGTGTTTATGGCAACGGACCCAGTGTCTGCGGCTATGACCAACCAAGGTCGCTTAGTGTTTGGTGCGCTAATTGGTGTGATGACCGTGCTAATTCGCGTAGTAAACCCGGCCTTCCCTGAAGGGATCATGTTAGCCATTTTGTTTGCCAACTTGTTTGCGCCGCTGATTGACCACATGTTCGTCCAGGCCAATATTAAACGCCGTCTCAAGCGGACTGGCGTACCGGCCGAGGAGACAGCCTAA
- the mfd gene encoding transcription-repair coupling factor, whose product MPSFSLLEPPQPKGTRDTLYLTAPPGSATALALAQVALSAPLLVITPNTASAQRLEQDLAFYSNVPVLPFPDWETLPYDSFSPHQDIISSRLRTLRLLQDGVRGIVLVPINTLMQRLPPVSYIAGRVMTLKEGAKLKREAFRESLSRAGYRAVETVYEPGEYAMRGAIIDLFAMGMDEPIRIDLFDDEIDTLRHFDPGNQRSTNKVGVIELLPAHEYSLSRSAIACFREQFETLFDVDPRQCPLYNDALKAIPSPGLEQYLPLFFDETASLFEHVTDDTRVALLPGVFEAAEQHWRSIESRYENLGVDPTRPLLPPLRAFIPVNDVFSAIKARPRIELTEDDTQRHALAPKAQALPSLAINARAKQPLNELAAFLNTQHATRVLFVAESRGRREALEEILAPLKLTLPHINSFQDFLSSTDRIAITESLVGSGLWLTEPDVAVISETELFGDVVRQSRRREKATDDNELAVRHLSELREGAPVVHQAHGVGRYLGLETLEAGGQANEFLALSYADGAKLYVPVDSLHLISRYSGADDELAPLHRLGSDQWEKARRKAAEKIRDTAAELLDIYARREAQEGFIYDTPGEEYVRFSASFPFEETPDQHAAIEAVISDMVSAQPMDRVVCGDVGFGKTEVAMRAAFLAVQTGRQVVVLVPTTLLARQHFENFRDRFADTAVNISLISRFTSGKETTQTLESIKNGQTDIVIGTHKLLSKSVELPKMGLLIIDEEHRFGVAQKEKLKTLRAEIDILTLTATPIPRTLNMAMSGIRDLSIIATPPARRLSVKTFVQQRDSSIIKEALLREILRGGQVYFLHNEVKTIENAAEQIRDLVPEARVAVAHGQLPERSLERVMSDFYHRRFNVLVCSTIIETGIDVPSANTILIERADKFGLAQLHQLRGRVGRSHHQAYAYLLTPPPKAMTRDAVKRLEAISASDDLGAGFTLASHDMEIRGAGELLGDEQSGQMETIGYTLYMEMLDRAVKAIRAGKTPNIDVPFNTGVEISLNLPALIPDDYIHDVQQRLVMYKRIANTQSDAELKELQVELIDRFGLLPQPLKNLIRQTRLRHRAEQLGVARIEAGENRGRVIFNSATQVDPLTLVTLIQKSPQHYRLDGSDTLRFEFPMETIEQRFEKVEALLTTLNQKVAAA is encoded by the coding sequence ATGCCTTCTTTTTCTCTGCTCGAACCGCCCCAGCCAAAAGGGACACGCGACACGCTTTACCTAACAGCGCCGCCGGGCAGTGCAACTGCCCTGGCACTGGCCCAGGTCGCCTTAAGCGCACCATTATTGGTCATTACGCCCAACACTGCCAGCGCGCAACGATTGGAACAGGATCTGGCGTTCTACAGTAATGTGCCCGTTTTGCCCTTCCCAGACTGGGAAACGCTGCCTTATGACAGCTTCTCCCCGCATCAGGATATTATATCGTCACGCCTACGCACCCTACGATTATTGCAGGATGGGGTACGCGGCATTGTTCTGGTGCCAATTAATACATTAATGCAGCGGCTTCCCCCCGTGTCATATATAGCTGGGCGCGTTATGACGTTGAAAGAAGGCGCAAAGCTAAAACGGGAAGCATTTCGCGAGTCGCTCTCCCGAGCAGGCTATCGTGCTGTAGAAACGGTCTACGAGCCTGGTGAATACGCCATGCGTGGTGCCATCATTGACCTTTTCGCCATGGGCATGGATGAGCCAATTCGTATTGATTTGTTTGATGACGAAATCGATACGCTACGCCATTTTGACCCCGGTAATCAGCGATCCACCAACAAAGTCGGTGTGATTGAGCTACTACCAGCGCATGAGTACTCATTAAGCCGCAGCGCTATTGCCTGTTTTCGAGAACAGTTTGAAACGCTTTTTGATGTTGATCCGCGCCAGTGCCCACTCTATAACGATGCGCTGAAAGCGATTCCCTCGCCAGGTCTGGAGCAATATTTACCGCTGTTCTTCGACGAAACTGCTTCTTTATTTGAGCACGTCACCGATGACACCCGTGTGGCACTATTACCCGGCGTGTTCGAAGCAGCTGAACAGCACTGGCGCTCGATTGAATCACGCTACGAAAATTTAGGTGTTGATCCAACACGTCCTCTTTTACCGCCTCTTCGCGCGTTCATTCCCGTGAATGACGTTTTTTCGGCGATTAAAGCACGCCCACGAATCGAACTCACCGAAGACGATACACAGCGTCATGCCCTGGCGCCGAAAGCCCAGGCACTACCCTCACTTGCAATTAACGCTCGCGCCAAGCAACCGCTGAATGAACTAGCCGCCTTTTTAAATACACAGCACGCTACGCGGGTTCTGTTTGTTGCCGAATCAAGGGGGCGCAGAGAAGCGTTAGAAGAAATACTAGCGCCGCTTAAATTAACGCTGCCTCATATCAACAGCTTCCAAGACTTTTTAAGCAGCACTGATCGAATTGCTATAACTGAAAGCTTGGTAGGTAGTGGCTTGTGGCTTACCGAGCCTGATGTCGCAGTGATTAGCGAGACTGAGCTATTTGGCGATGTAGTGCGCCAGAGCCGGCGACGAGAAAAAGCCACCGACGACAATGAATTGGCCGTGCGGCACCTTTCCGAGCTGAGAGAAGGTGCCCCAGTTGTGCACCAAGCACATGGCGTAGGCCGCTATTTGGGGCTGGAAACCCTTGAAGCTGGTGGTCAGGCTAATGAATTCTTAGCCCTTTCATATGCCGACGGTGCCAAGCTTTATGTACCTGTCGATAGCCTGCATCTTATTTCTCGCTATAGCGGCGCTGATGACGAGCTCGCCCCGCTACACCGACTAGGCTCTGACCAATGGGAAAAAGCACGCCGCAAAGCAGCTGAGAAAATCCGAGACACTGCCGCCGAGCTGTTAGATATCTACGCTCGGCGAGAGGCTCAGGAAGGGTTTATTTATGATACACCTGGAGAGGAGTATGTCCGCTTCTCTGCCAGCTTCCCATTTGAAGAAACCCCCGACCAACATGCCGCTATCGAAGCAGTTATTAGCGACATGGTCTCTGCTCAACCAATGGATCGCGTTGTTTGTGGCGATGTAGGTTTTGGCAAGACCGAAGTCGCGATGCGCGCTGCATTTCTGGCCGTCCAGACCGGTCGCCAAGTGGTAGTGCTTGTGCCCACTACCCTGTTAGCTCGCCAGCATTTTGAAAACTTCCGAGACCGTTTTGCTGACACCGCCGTGAACATTAGTCTTATCTCACGCTTCACCAGTGGCAAAGAAACGACGCAAACCCTGGAAAGCATCAAGAATGGGCAGACTGACATTGTAATTGGCACCCATAAGCTGCTGTCTAAAAGCGTTGAGCTTCCCAAAATGGGGCTCTTAATTATCGATGAAGAACACCGTTTTGGGGTCGCCCAGAAAGAGAAACTCAAAACGCTACGCGCCGAAATCGATATTTTGACGCTAACGGCGACACCGATTCCGCGCACCCTTAACATGGCCATGAGCGGTATCCGAGACCTTTCGATTATTGCCACCCCGCCAGCACGGCGCTTATCGGTCAAGACGTTTGTGCAACAGCGAGACAGTAGCATCATTAAAGAGGCCCTACTGCGCGAAATACTACGCGGCGGACAAGTCTATTTTTTGCATAATGAAGTCAAAACGATTGAAAACGCCGCCGAACAAATTCGCGATCTGGTGCCAGAAGCGCGAGTAGCCGTCGCTCACGGCCAGTTACCAGAACGCAGCCTTGAGCGAGTCATGTCAGACTTCTATCATCGTCGCTTCAATGTACTTGTATGCTCGACTATTATAGAAACCGGCATTGACGTACCCAGCGCCAACACAATTCTGATTGAGCGCGCCGATAAGTTCGGTCTGGCCCAGCTACACCAGCTACGTGGACGCGTTGGCCGCAGCCACCATCAAGCATACGCTTACCTACTAACACCGCCCCCCAAGGCAATGACACGAGATGCCGTTAAACGTCTTGAAGCGATTAGCGCTTCTGATGATCTGGGCGCTGGTTTTACCCTGGCAAGTCACGACATGGAAATTCGCGGCGCTGGCGAGCTGCTAGGCGACGAGCAGAGCGGCCAAATGGAAACCATCGGCTACACGCTTTATATGGAAATGCTGGATCGCGCGGTGAAGGCTATACGTGCGGGCAAAACGCCTAACATTGACGTCCCCTTCAACACCGGCGTCGAGATTAGCCTCAATCTGCCAGCGTTGATTCCAGACGACTATATTCATGACGTACAACAGCGCCTAGTGATGTATAAGCGTATCGCCAACACTCAGAGCGATGCGGAACTCAAAGAACTACAAGTGGAGCTTATTGATCGTTTTGGTCTCCTTCCTCAACCTTTAAAAAACCTGATACGTCAAACTAGGCTGCGCCACCGTGCTGAACAACTGGGCGTTGCGCGCATTGAAGCCGGTGAAAATCGTGGCCGCGTCATTTTCAATAGCGCCACTCAGGTCGACCCATTAACGCTAGTGACACTTATCCAGAAATCGCCTCAACATTACCGTTTGGATGGCTCAGACACGTTACGATTTGAATTTCCAATGGAAACCATTGAACAGCGTTTTGAAAAGGTCGAAGCGCTGCTAACAACACTCAACCAAAAAGTAGCGGCGGCGTGA
- a CDS encoding glyceraldehyde-3-phosphate dehydrogenase, with protein MSQQALENVFQEWQSNEALAEQMIPLVGQLYRQNNVVATMFGRSLIKRSVIRILKDHRFVRKIEGTELSVEDTFPIVKAMSEMNLGPAHVDVGKLAVNFKRQGGGDLSAFLRKELAEIIDGFQPNGSKGEPQDVVLYGFGRIGRLLARVMVEKAGGGNLLRLRAIVVRGRGDVAKDLEKRASLLRRDSVHGPFDGTISVDVEARTLIVNGNVIQVIYADSPSEIDYTAYGINNAVIVDNTGIWRDEAGLGQHLECKGAKKALLTAPGKGDIKNIVFGINHETIGDNDQIVSAASCTTNAIVPVLKALNDEYGVVTGHVETVHAYTNDQNLIDNYHKGDRRGRSAALNMVLTETGAAKAVAKALPELEGKLTGNAIRVPTPNVSMAILNLTLEKGTDAAALNDYLRRMSIDSSYQKQIDFVDSAEVVSSDFVGNRHAGIVDAKATIANGNHAVVYVWYDNEFGYSCQVIRILQHMSNVKFLKLPHQTD; from the coding sequence GTGAGTCAGCAAGCTCTCGAAAACGTTTTTCAGGAATGGCAAAGCAACGAAGCTCTGGCTGAGCAAATGATACCGTTGGTGGGTCAGTTGTATCGTCAGAACAATGTTGTCGCCACTATGTTTGGTCGTTCCTTGATTAAGCGGTCAGTCATTCGCATCCTCAAAGATCACCGTTTTGTGCGCAAAATTGAAGGGACCGAGTTATCTGTCGAAGATACGTTCCCCATTGTGAAAGCAATGAGTGAGATGAATCTTGGTCCTGCCCATGTTGACGTTGGCAAGTTAGCAGTTAATTTTAAGCGCCAAGGCGGTGGTGACCTTAGTGCTTTCCTGCGTAAAGAGCTTGCTGAGATTATTGATGGTTTTCAGCCGAACGGTAGCAAAGGCGAGCCTCAAGACGTCGTTCTTTACGGTTTTGGGCGTATTGGCCGCTTGCTTGCACGCGTGATGGTTGAAAAGGCGGGTGGTGGTAACTTGCTGCGTTTGCGGGCGATTGTTGTACGTGGCCGTGGTGATGTTGCTAAAGATCTTGAAAAGCGTGCCAGCTTGCTGCGCAGAGACTCGGTGCATGGTCCCTTTGATGGCACCATTTCAGTCGATGTTGAAGCGCGCACGTTGATCGTTAATGGTAACGTGATTCAGGTTATTTACGCCGACTCTCCCAGTGAGATTGATTACACCGCTTACGGCATCAATAACGCTGTTATCGTTGACAACACTGGTATTTGGCGTGATGAGGCGGGTCTGGGTCAGCACCTGGAATGCAAGGGCGCTAAGAAAGCATTGTTAACAGCGCCGGGCAAAGGCGATATTAAAAATATCGTATTTGGCATTAACCACGAAACAATTGGTGATAATGACCAAATTGTGTCGGCAGCCTCCTGTACCACCAACGCCATTGTGCCAGTGCTGAAAGCACTGAATGATGAGTATGGTGTGGTGACCGGCCACGTAGAGACAGTGCACGCCTATACTAACGATCAAAACCTTATCGATAATTACCACAAGGGTGATCGTCGTGGTCGTAGTGCAGCACTTAATATGGTACTGACCGAAACAGGTGCAGCAAAAGCCGTTGCAAAAGCGCTTCCCGAGCTTGAGGGTAAGCTAACGGGCAATGCCATTCGTGTGCCAACACCCAATGTATCTATGGCTATTTTGAATCTGACCTTGGAAAAGGGCACCGATGCTGCAGCGCTGAATGACTACCTGCGTCGCATGTCGATTGACTCTTCTTATCAGAAGCAAATTGACTTTGTAGATTCCGCTGAAGTTGTATCGTCTGATTTTGTTGGTAACCGCCATGCGGGTATCGTTGACGCTAAAGCTACTATTGCAAACGGTAATCATGCTGTTGTGTATGTGTGGTATGACAATGAATTTGGCTATAGCTGCCAGGTTATTCGTATCCTTCAGCATATGTCGAACGTAAAGTTTCTGAAGCTGCCCCATCAAACCGATTGA
- a CDS encoding NADH:ubiquinone reductase (Na(+)-transporting) subunit D — protein sequence MADANAKSVLTAPIFKNNPIALQILGICSALAVTTSMSVSLVMALAVIFVTAFSNLFVSLIRNHIPSSIRIIVQMTIIASLVIVVDQILKAYAYEMSKQLSVFVGLIITNCIVMGRAEGFAMSNTPGMSFLDGIGNGLGYGFVLMVVGFFRELLGAGSIFGFTVLPTIQNGGWYVPNGMMLLPPSAFFIIGLLIWVLRSVNPEQVEENEFKMKHNTKPKEAV from the coding sequence ATGGCGGATGCAAATGCAAAAAGCGTCTTAACGGCGCCGATCTTTAAGAATAATCCCATTGCGCTCCAGATTTTAGGGATTTGTTCTGCACTAGCGGTGACTACCAGCATGAGCGTCTCGCTGGTAATGGCGCTAGCGGTAATTTTTGTTACGGCCTTTTCGAACCTATTCGTATCGTTGATTCGGAACCATATTCCGTCTTCGATCCGTATCATTGTTCAAATGACCATCATTGCGTCACTAGTTATCGTGGTTGACCAGATCCTCAAAGCTTACGCTTATGAAATGTCTAAGCAGCTGTCGGTATTCGTGGGTCTGATCATTACCAACTGTATCGTAATGGGCCGTGCAGAAGGCTTTGCTATGTCCAATACCCCGGGCATGTCGTTCCTTGATGGTATTGGAAATGGCCTGGGTTACGGTTTCGTTTTAATGGTCGTTGGCTTCTTCCGTGAATTGCTAGGTGCTGGCAGCATCTTTGGTTTCACCGTCCTGCCTACCATTCAAAATGGTGGTTGGTATGTGCCTAACGGTATGATGCTGCTACCGCCTTCTGCCTTCTTTATTATCGGTTTGCTGATCTGGGTACTGCGTTCAGTCAATCCTGAGCAGGTAGAAGAGAACGAGTTCAAAATGAAGCACAACACCAAGCCGAAGGAGGCCGTGTAA